The bacterium genome includes a region encoding these proteins:
- the mtnA gene encoding S-methyl-5-thioribose-1-phosphate isomerase, with protein MEPIIWKEEHLYIIDQRKLPLKEEIIEIKNIKDVWESIKKLKIRGAPAIGCFAGFGIALSAIKCREKTKEKFIKKIKKDIEYLKTSRPTAYNLFYSLERIEKILNKNKTINEIKKDIVNQAKKIHKEDLECCYKIGNYGSSFINDGMNILTHCNAGGLATSGYGTALSPLFVSKKRGKKFHVYVDETRPVLQGARLTTWELEKLKIPYTLICDNMSAFLMKQGKIDIIIVGADRITLNGDTANKIGTYNLSVLARHHKVKFYIAAPFSTFDFSLKTGKDIPIEERDPDEIRKIKKIYIAPKNCPVYNPSFDITPGEFIDGFITEKGILHPPFKK; from the coding sequence ATTGAACCAATTATATGGAAAGAAGAGCATCTTTATATAATTGACCAGAGGAAACTACCTTTAAAAGAGGAAATAATTGAGATAAAAAATATAAAAGATGTGTGGGAAAGCATAAAAAAACTAAAAATAAGGGGTGCTCCTGCAATAGGGTGTTTTGCTGGATTTGGAATTGCTTTATCTGCTATAAAATGTAGAGAAAAAACAAAAGAAAAATTTATTAAAAAAATAAAAAAAGATATTGAATATCTAAAAACATCAAGACCAACTGCTTATAACTTATTTTATTCTCTTGAAAGAATAGAGAAAATTTTAAATAAAAATAAAACAATTAATGAAATAAAAAAGGATATTGTTAACCAGGCAAAGAAGATACATAAGGAAGACCTTGAATGTTGTTATAAAATAGGTAATTATGGTTCTTCCTTTATAAATGATGGGATGAACATTCTTACACATTGTAATGCAGGTGGACTTGCAACAAGTGGATATGGAACTGCCCTTTCTCCTCTTTTTGTATCAAAAAAAAGAGGTAAAAAATTTCATGTTTATGTTGATGAAACAAGACCTGTACTTCAAGGAGCGAGGTTAACTACATGGGAACTGGAAAAGTTAAAAATCCCATATACCTTAATTTGTGATAATATGTCTGCTTTTCTAATGAAACAGGGGAAAATTGACATAATAATTGTTGGTGCAGATAGAATAACTTTAAATGGAGATACTGCCAATAAAATTGGGACATATAATCTTTCAGTTTTAGCAAGACATCATAAAGTGAAATTTTATATTGCTGCCCCGTTTTCTACATTTGATTTTTCCTTAAAAACAGGTAAGGATATACCAATTGAAGAAAGAGACCCTGATGAAATAAGAAAAATAAAGAAAATTTATATTGCTCCAAAAAATTGTCCTGTTTATAATCCATCTTTTGATATAACTCCGGGTGAATTTATTGATGGATTTATAACAGAAAAAGGCATACTACATCCCCCTTTTAAAAAGTAA